The proteins below are encoded in one region of Clostridium estertheticum:
- a CDS encoding flavodoxin: MVKNLIIYYSRKGQNYWNGSIKTIEKGNTEIVAEFIQNAVGGDLFEIETVREYDADYYKCIDEAKDELHVNERTELKKYLDNIDEYDNVFVCGPCWWGTYPMAMFTQLERLDWSGKKVMAVMTHEGSGLGSSERDLNKICKGAIFGSGLAVHGADSAGSENKVASWAKKVIA, translated from the coding sequence ATGGTAAAAAATTTAATCATTTATTATTCAAGAAAAGGACAGAATTACTGGAATGGTAGTATCAAGACTATTGAAAAAGGCAACACGGAAATAGTAGCAGAGTTCATTCAAAACGCAGTTGGTGGAGATTTATTTGAAATTGAAACAGTAAGGGAGTACGATGCAGATTATTATAAATGCATTGATGAAGCAAAGGATGAATTACATGTAAATGAAAGAACCGAATTGAAGAAGTATCTTGATAACATTGATGAATATGATAATGTATTTGTATGTGGTCCATGCTGGTGGGGAACATATCCAATGGCTATGTTTACTCAGTTAGAGCGTTTGGATTGGTCAGGTAAGAAGGTTATGGCTGTTATGACACATGAAGGAAGTGGACTTGGCAGTAGCGAAAGAGATTTGAATAAAATCTGTAAGGGTGCAATCTTTGGAAGTGGTTTAGCAGTGCATGGAGCAGATTCAGCTGGTTCTGAGAATAAAGTAGCTTCCTGGGCGAAGAAAGTAATTGCATAA
- a CDS encoding DUF4256 domain-containing protein, whose product MEYEKRELSPEQREELLRALKARFEKNMNRHRCIEWAKLEEKLEANTQKLWSLNEMERTGGEPDVVGHDNKTGEYIFYDCSAESPKGRRHICYDREALESRKEHKPENSAIDMAATMGIELLTEEQYRELQKLGNFDTKTSSWLKTPSEIRKLGGAIFADFRYGNVFVYHNGAESYYGGRGFRCSIRI is encoded by the coding sequence TTGGAATATGAAAAAAGGGAGTTGTCACCAGAACAACGTGAAGAACTACTCAGAGCATTGAAAGCCCGTTTTGAGAAAAACATGAACCGCCATAGATGTATTGAATGGGCTAAATTAGAAGAAAAGCTGGAAGCCAATACTCAAAAACTGTGGTCACTCAATGAAATGGAACGAACTGGCGGTGAACCAGATGTTGTTGGTCATGATAATAAGACGGGCGAATACATTTTTTATGATTGTTCAGCGGAAAGTCCTAAAGGCCGTAGACATATTTGTTACGACCGTGAAGCGCTGGAGTCAAGGAAAGAACATAAACCGGAAAATAGCGCTATTGATATGGCGGCTACCATGGGCATCGAGCTTTTAACGGAAGAACAATATCGAGAGCTGCAGAAACTTGGAAATTTCGATACGAAAACATCGAGCTGGTTGAAAACACCTTCTGAGATTAGAAAACTCGGTGGTGCCATATTTGCTGATTTCCGCTACGGCAATGTCTTCGTTTATCATAATGGTGCGGAATCTTATTATGGAGGCAGGGGGTTTCGTTGCTCCATCAGGATCTAA
- a CDS encoding MarR family winged helix-turn-helix transcriptional regulator → MNIIKGATILLSASIDTSLNRILSRKHRESDIDTLTAAQARLLFLLWRKDEISIKEVSRITHLQKSTLSSTLAKLEKAGHITLIPCESDKRKTLVKVINRDDNLVALNKKIIDEAGDIFYNGFSDDEVALYESFLKRTLDNLIEFQNKKK, encoded by the coding sequence ATGAATATTATAAAAGGAGCTACTATTTTATTATCAGCATCAATTGATACATCATTAAATAGAATTCTATCAAGAAAGCATAGAGAATCAGATATCGATACTTTAACAGCAGCACAAGCACGTCTCTTATTCTTACTTTGGAGAAAAGATGAAATATCTATAAAAGAAGTCTCTAGAATTACTCATCTTCAAAAGTCAACCTTAAGCAGTACATTAGCCAAACTAGAAAAAGCTGGCCATATTACTCTTATACCATGTGAATCTGATAAGCGTAAAACCCTAGTTAAGGTAATAAATAGAGATGATAACCTAGTGGCTTTAAATAAAAAAATTATAGATGAAGCTGGAGATATTTTTTATAATGGCTTTAGTGATGATGAAGTAGCATTATATGAAAGTTTCTTAAAAAGAACTCTTGATAATTTAATAGAATTTCAAAATAAAAAAAAATAA
- a CDS encoding LITAF-like zinc ribbon domain-containing protein: MACPNCGSENIQVVSQSKGFGAGKGCCGFIIFGWVGLLCGLCGMGKSKIKRVCTNCGHVLN; encoded by the coding sequence GTGGCGTGTCCTAATTGTGGGAGTGAGAATATTCAAGTAGTATCTCAATCAAAGGGTTTTGGGGCAGGGAAAGGATGCTGTGGATTCATAATCTTTGGGTGGGTAGGTTTATTATGCGGACTTTGCGGTATGGGGAAAAGCAAAATAAAAAGAGTTTGTACTAATTGTGGACATGTATTGAATTGA
- a CDS encoding NUDIX hydrolase, translating to MNIRKSARAILINNKNKVLLFRFKFENIKGENVLWVTPGGGVEEGENFEQALKRELFEETGLTLNSVGPWIWTKEVIFEGKEKDFVSYERYYLIKIDNTDISFENMALNEVRTLKGFKWWDINELLSSTEEFFTPQIGKLLLEIIKGNIPNSPIIIT from the coding sequence ATGAATATAAGGAAATCCGCTCGAGCAATATTAATTAATAATAAAAATAAAGTTTTGTTGTTTAGATTTAAATTTGAAAATATTAAAGGTGAAAATGTTTTATGGGTAACACCTGGCGGTGGTGTTGAGGAAGGTGAAAATTTTGAACAAGCACTAAAAAGAGAATTGTTTGAAGAAACTGGATTGACGCTTAATTCAGTAGGACCTTGGATATGGACAAAAGAAGTGATTTTTGAAGGTAAAGAGAAAGATTTCGTTAGTTATGAAAGGTATTATCTTATTAAAATCGATAATACAGACATTTCTTTTGAAAATATGGCACTTAATGAGGTAAGAACTTTAAAGGGGTTTAAATGGTGGGACATAAATGAGTTATTATCGTCAACCGAAGAGTTTTTCACACCACAAATAGGGAAGCTTCTTTTAGAAATTATTAAGGGTAATATACCTAATAGTCCAATCATTATCACTTAA
- a CDS encoding MFS transporter, producing the protein MSKKGTLIVTLALLLSNAMAGLDGTIVNTALPSIINDLHAIQYMGWIVAVFLLGMAVATPLWSKLGERIGNRRTYEIATLLFAIGSIFQALSSNIIFFLIARTIMGIGAGGMNTIPFIIYADLYTNSRKRAKVIGYATASYSAAAIIGPLIGGWIVDVFSWHWVFYINVPIALISILSIQIFFKEPKRISTSQKIDYLGAGIMIISLVTLLTGIQMVETGSLSLTISLIIVGLILLIVLFKVEEKAEDPIIPNRLFKNGPLVADFILFALLWGAFIGFNIYVPMWAQGLLGLSALLGGVTQIPGAITNFGGSIVAPSIQSRLGKYRTVAFGTLAFLICFGSMALAGVTTPFWILLVAGVFEGFGLGLSFNVLQISVQEDAEKRDIPIATSFAYLLRILSQTFMSSIYGVILNHALIKGVAEAKGKVSIDMLNKLSDSQSAGDLPKNLLPLMKKIMYSGFHNIMLIALVLLTIALIFNIGIQLKIKKREIG; encoded by the coding sequence ATGAGTAAGAAAGGAACTTTGATTGTAACACTGGCGCTATTATTGTCGAATGCAATGGCCGGCTTAGATGGAACAATCGTCAATACAGCCCTGCCATCAATCATAAATGATTTACATGCAATTCAATACATGGGTTGGATAGTAGCTGTATTTTTATTGGGAATGGCAGTAGCAACTCCGCTTTGGAGTAAATTAGGAGAACGTATCGGAAACCGAAGAACATATGAAATAGCGACATTATTATTTGCGATTGGTTCAATATTTCAAGCATTATCAAGTAATATTATCTTTTTCTTGATTGCAAGAACCATTATGGGAATAGGCGCAGGTGGAATGAACACTATTCCGTTTATCATTTATGCAGACCTGTATACCAATTCAAGGAAGAGGGCGAAAGTTATTGGGTATGCTACAGCAAGCTATAGTGCAGCTGCGATTATTGGACCTCTAATTGGTGGTTGGATAGTCGATGTCTTTAGTTGGCATTGGGTATTTTATATTAATGTTCCAATTGCATTAATCTCAATCCTAAGTATTCAAATTTTCTTTAAAGAGCCTAAAAGAATTTCTACAAGTCAAAAAATTGATTATTTAGGTGCTGGTATTATGATAATTAGTTTAGTAACACTTTTAACAGGAATTCAAATGGTAGAGACAGGTTCACTAAGCTTGACTATTAGCTTAATTATTGTTGGTTTAATTTTATTGATAGTACTATTTAAAGTTGAAGAAAAGGCGGAGGATCCTATAATTCCTAATAGACTTTTTAAAAATGGTCCATTAGTAGCTGATTTTATATTATTTGCTCTTTTATGGGGGGCATTTATTGGTTTTAATATCTACGTACCAATGTGGGCACAAGGATTACTAGGACTAAGTGCCTTACTCGGAGGTGTGACTCAAATTCCAGGTGCTATTACAAACTTTGGTGGTTCTATAGTTGCTCCATCTATCCAATCACGATTGGGTAAATATCGTACGGTTGCTTTTGGAACATTAGCTTTTTTAATTTGCTTTGGAAGTATGGCATTAGCTGGAGTAACTACACCATTTTGGATTTTATTAGTAGCGGGGGTATTTGAAGGTTTTGGGCTAGGTTTAAGTTTTAATGTTTTACAAATAAGTGTACAAGAAGATGCAGAAAAGCGAGATATTCCAATTGCAACATCATTTGCATACCTTTTACGTATTTTGAGTCAAACATTTATGTCATCAATATATGGAGTAATCCTAAATCATGCTTTAATTAAAGGGGTTGCTGAAGCTAAGGGGAAAGTTTCTATTGATATGTTAAATAAATTAAGTGATTCCCAAAGCGCAGGTGACTTGCCTAAAAATTTATTACCACTTATGAAAAAGATTATGTATAGTGGTTTTCACAATATCATGCTAATTGCACTAGTTTTGTTAACTATCGCTTTGATTTTCAACATTGGAATACAATTAAAAATAAAAAAAAGAGAAATTGGTTAA
- a CDS encoding alpha/beta hydrolase gives MNKSKVEKINFYSDVLGKEMSMLVYLPECYNNSTPLPVLYFLHGRSGDENIMFEMGINTKADQMIKDGDINPMIIVCPRIENSRGLNSSLICKEVSDLGDNNRIINIGMYEDYFMKEIIFLTDKTFNTINDRKGRYIGGASAGGYAALHHAFRHQHMFLKVGGHMPALELELENEDKPYFKDMGVWEKYDPLYVARNNTILFDMDVYLDAGNNDEGRFYEGCSILHEILKEKGINSQNHVFQGNHSAEYIQSNIEKYLKFYGC, from the coding sequence ATGAATAAATCAAAAGTAGAAAAAATAAATTTTTATAGCGATGTACTTGGTAAAGAAATGTCAATGTTGGTATATTTACCTGAATGCTATAATAATTCAACTCCTCTGCCTGTATTATATTTTCTACATGGAAGAAGTGGGGACGAAAATATAATGTTTGAAATGGGAATAAACACTAAAGCTGATCAGATGATAAAAGATGGTGATATTAATCCTATGATAATTGTATGTCCAAGAATTGAAAACAGCAGGGGATTGAATTCGTCCTTAATCTGTAAAGAAGTGTCTGACCTTGGGGATAATAATAGAATCATAAATATAGGAATGTATGAAGATTACTTTATGAAAGAGATAATATTTTTAACAGATAAAACTTTTAATACTATAAACGATAGAAAAGGAAGATATATCGGAGGGGCATCCGCTGGTGGCTATGCAGCCCTTCACCATGCATTTCGACATCAACATATGTTTTTAAAAGTAGGAGGGCATATGCCTGCTTTAGAACTAGAACTTGAAAATGAAGACAAGCCATATTTTAAAGACATGGGTGTATGGGAAAAATATGATCCACTATATGTTGCAAGAAACAATACTATTTTATTTGATATGGATGTTTATCTTGATGCCGGAAATAATGATGAAGGTAGATTTTACGAAGGCTGTTCCATTTTACATGAAATATTGAAAGAAAAAGGCATAAATTCTCAAAATCATGTATTCCAAGGTAATCATAGTGCTGAATATATACAATCAAATATTGAAAAATATTTAAAATTTTATGGATGTTAA
- a CDS encoding HTH domain-containing protein gives MDMDMDMDMDIKIIRQSVSKNINQNDCIIRGDIQNLINNYKIEVKSLSKITGLDYVWLKDFMDGENNSNIPEPAHLSNMIYMLSDGILMINEDDRIKGVIDVLISGFEIKYETLAIYAKLELEDVQNFMDDTNSISIEKKYKLAVAVLFLHYLFKRLPN, from the coding sequence ATGGATATGGATATGGATATGGATATGGATATTAAAATTATAAGGCAAAGTGTAAGTAAAAATATAAATCAGAATGATTGTATTATTAGGGGAGATATACAAAATCTGATTAATAATTATAAAATCGAAGTGAAATCTTTGAGTAAAATAACTGGACTAGATTATGTATGGTTAAAAGATTTTATGGATGGGGAAAATAATTCAAATATTCCGGAGCCTGCACATTTATCAAACATGATTTATATGCTATCTGATGGTATATTGATGATAAATGAAGATGACAGAATTAAAGGAGTAATCGATGTATTAATAAGTGGGTTTGAAATTAAATATGAAACCTTAGCGATATATGCAAAACTTGAGTTAGAGGATGTTCAAAATTTTATGGATGATACAAATTCCATCTCCATTGAGAAAAAATATAAATTAGCAGTAGCAGTTCTATTTTTGCATTATTTATTTAAAAGATTACCTAATTAA
- a CDS encoding aldo/keto reductase — protein MTNQTYITLNNGFKIPQFGLGVYMVPGDETTKQNCLDAFKVGYRHVDTAHAYQNERGVGAAVKESGIPRNEIWITSKLWPSEYGEEATAVAIDKMLARLDTDYIDLLLLHQQFGDYIGAYKAMEKAVVEGKVRSIGLSNFESERLEEVFAVATIKPAVLQVECHPYYAQNELKKRIADAGTVIECWYPLGHGDTGLMQEPVFTELAKKYNKTNAQIILRWHIQEGNVIFPKTTNPEHLKANIDIFDFELTEVEMNKIKKLDKGVRYFVMSIADQEAQLGDWKPED, from the coding sequence ATGACAAATCAGACGTATATTACTTTAAATAATGGATTTAAAATCCCACAGTTTGGACTTGGTGTTTATATGGTCCCAGGTGATGAGACTACAAAACAGAATTGCTTAGATGCTTTTAAAGTGGGCTATCGTCATGTTGATACAGCTCACGCCTATCAGAATGAAAGAGGTGTAGGAGCAGCAGTAAAGGAAAGTGGCATCCCAAGAAATGAAATATGGATTACAAGTAAATTATGGCCAAGTGAATATGGAGAAGAGGCAACAGCTGTTGCAATTGATAAGATGTTAGCTCGTTTGGATACTGATTATATTGATCTTCTCTTACTTCATCAGCAGTTTGGTGATTATATTGGCGCATACAAAGCGATGGAAAAAGCAGTTGTAGAAGGCAAAGTAAGAAGTATTGGCCTTAGTAATTTTGAATCAGAAAGATTAGAAGAAGTATTTGCTGTGGCAACAATCAAACCAGCAGTTCTGCAGGTGGAGTGCCACCCTTATTATGCACAGAATGAATTAAAGAAAAGAATTGCAGATGCAGGAACAGTGATTGAATGTTGGTATCCACTTGGACATGGTGATACAGGGCTTATGCAGGAGCCAGTCTTTACAGAACTTGCCAAAAAATATAATAAAACAAATGCACAAATTATCTTAAGGTGGCATATTCAGGAAGGAAATGTTATCTTCCCTAAGACAACAAATCCAGAACATTTGAAAGCCAATATTGATATCTTTGATTTTGAGTTAACAGAAGTCGAAATGAATAAGATTAAAAAATTAGATAAGGGTGTCCGTTATTTTGTGATGAGCATTGCTGATCAGGAAGCTCAGTTAGGAGATTGGAAGCCAGAAGACTAA
- a CDS encoding MBL fold metallo-hydrolase produces the protein MKFKVLGSGGCTSIPRATCSCKVCKEAREKGTPYSRFGCSLFIEDINLLIDTPEDINISLNKFDVKSIDNVLYSHWHPDHTLGMRVFEQIKINWCELSVGIKNKKPINVFGLDYVIEDIRSIKNKFGPYVENYEKKYNLIKINVVDRELNINDIKITIIPVSNKISSVFVFEQKDKKVIYAPCNVKPFPDEDLFNNANLLIIGNTITSEVAKDNFIIDNDNEMRKHLFVMNEIVELKKQYNVNKVIITHLDEDWGLSYDDYLKKAKNYDNIEFAYDGLNIEI, from the coding sequence ATGAAATTTAAAGTATTAGGTTCTGGAGGATGTACGTCAATACCTAGAGCAACATGTAGTTGTAAAGTATGTAAAGAAGCAAGGGAGAAGGGAACACCATACTCGCGTTTTGGTTGTTCATTATTTATAGAGGATATCAATTTGTTAATTGATACTCCAGAGGATATTAATATTTCACTAAATAAATTTGATGTAAAGAGTATTGATAATGTGCTTTATAGCCATTGGCATCCCGACCATACTCTAGGGATGAGAGTTTTTGAACAGATAAAAATAAATTGGTGTGAATTATCGGTTGGAATTAAAAATAAGAAACCTATAAATGTGTTTGGATTGGATTATGTAATTGAAGATATACGTTCAATAAAAAATAAATTCGGACCGTATGTTGAAAATTACGAAAAAAAATATAATTTAATAAAAATAAATGTTGTTGATAGAGAACTAAATATAAATGATATTAAAATTACAATCATACCTGTTAGTAATAAGATTAGCTCAGTATTTGTATTTGAGCAAAAGGATAAAAAAGTTATTTATGCACCATGTAATGTAAAACCTTTTCCAGATGAAGATTTATTTAATAATGCTAATTTATTGATAATTGGAAATACAATAACTTCAGAAGTAGCAAAAGATAATTTTATTATTGATAACGATAATGAAATGAGAAAACATTTGTTTGTTATGAATGAAATTGTTGAACTAAAAAAACAGTATAATGTCAATAAGGTTATTATCACTCATTTAGATGAGGACTGGGGATTATCATATGATGATTATTTGAAAAAAGCAAAGAATTATGACAATATAGAATTTGCGTATGATGGATTGAATATAGAAATTTAA
- a CDS encoding alpha/beta hydrolase: MNRKIKIITISLLLISTFALPLVGCSKKAKTSVPTATATTDQTSMAATYKDVVFANVTNDNGAKRDLKMNIFKPQGATKATPVLVYIHGGGWAMGDYQVDDAPKNPSTTSPAKTKPAAKPTGKATDQIAGDSAYKVFKRVLNSGITFVSIDYRLNSEAAFPAQSYDIKGAIRYIRAHAKEYGIDPDKIAVCGNSAGGHLATELATTGGIKELEGKVGGNLDYSSKVMACVDFYGPTDLLTMANEMDLSLQPHKEAVETHDSPKSNESILLGFSKEGQGVGVLRDIRDKNETNSPYWDKVKLAELASPINNVTSDDPPMFIAHGGHDSLVPIQQSLRLKDALIKAGVENIFMSNSKAPHGSQGEDVNNAAITWITNKLLAK, from the coding sequence ATGAATAGAAAAATTAAAATTATAACCATATCACTTTTATTAATATCAACCTTTGCATTACCTTTAGTTGGATGTTCAAAAAAAGCTAAAACATCAGTACCAACTGCTACCGCAACTACAGATCAAACTAGCATGGCAGCAACATATAAAGATGTAGTTTTTGCTAATGTAACTAATGATAATGGAGCTAAAAGAGATTTAAAAATGAACATTTTTAAACCACAAGGTGCAACTAAAGCCACTCCTGTTCTTGTGTATATACACGGAGGTGGATGGGCTATGGGTGACTATCAAGTTGATGATGCTCCTAAAAATCCTTCAACTACTTCCCCTGCAAAAACTAAACCTGCAGCAAAACCAACAGGTAAAGCCACTGATCAAATAGCTGGCGATTCAGCATATAAAGTTTTTAAAAGAGTTTTAAATAGCGGGATTACTTTTGTATCTATAGATTACCGTTTAAATTCAGAAGCTGCCTTTCCAGCACAAAGCTATGATATTAAAGGCGCTATTAGATACATACGTGCTCATGCTAAAGAATATGGTATTGATCCAGATAAAATAGCAGTATGTGGAAATTCTGCCGGTGGACATTTAGCTACCGAGCTTGCTACTACTGGTGGTATAAAAGAACTTGAGGGCAAAGTTGGAGGTAATCTTGATTATTCAAGTAAAGTAATGGCTTGTGTTGATTTTTATGGTCCAACAGATTTGTTGACAATGGCAAATGAGATGGACCTATCTCTCCAACCTCACAAAGAGGCAGTAGAAACACATGATTCTCCAAAATCAAATGAATCTATATTACTTGGATTTAGTAAAGAAGGACAAGGTGTAGGTGTTCTTAGAGACATTAGAGATAAAAATGAAACTAATTCCCCTTATTGGGATAAAGTAAAGTTAGCTGAACTTGCTAGCCCTATAAATAATGTAACTTCAGACGATCCACCAATGTTTATAGCACATGGCGGACATGATAGTTTAGTACCAATTCAGCAAAGTTTAAGACTTAAAGATGCTCTTATCAAGGCTGGAGTTGAAAATATTTTTATGTCTAACTCTAAAGCACCTCATGGAAGTCAAGGTGAAGATGTAAATAATGCCGCTATAACTTGGATAACAAATAAATTACTTGCTAAGTAA
- a CDS encoding nuclear transport factor 2 family protein, whose translation MLEIQEKLEIQELVNRFANLADEKDAKSQGDLFLENGMLEFQMGFDGGIQNIIGREELVKAFAATINPCIAVYHINGQHIITLNGDEATGTAYCQATLVNDVDGKKIVTVNDVRYSDIYKKVDGKWYLKKRRTTFLISEKHEMNV comes from the coding sequence ATGTTAGAAATACAGGAAAAATTAGAAATACAGGAATTGGTAAATAGGTTTGCAAATCTTGCAGATGAAAAGGATGCAAAGAGTCAGGGAGATTTATTTCTGGAAAATGGAATGCTTGAGTTTCAGATGGGATTTGATGGAGGGATACAAAATATCATCGGCAGGGAAGAACTTGTGAAAGCATTTGCAGCAACGATTAACCCATGTATCGCTGTTTATCACATAAATGGTCAGCATATCATTACACTGAATGGTGATGAAGCTACTGGAACGGCTTATTGTCAGGCAACACTTGTTAATGATGTGGATGGAAAGAAAATCGTGACAGTAAATGATGTTCGTTATAGTGATATTTATAAAAAGGTTGACGGAAAATGGTATCTCAAAAAGAGAAGAACTACATTCCTTATTTCTGAGAAACATGAAATGAATGTATAA
- a CDS encoding AAA family ATPase produces the protein MKIDIIGAVGSGKTTLSRRIAEEFHIPCYEQDNIVWMRTRDGDVRRSDSEREKMFMDILTSKNWVIEGSPRKYFKKRYEYCDYIIFLDTNSFIRLYRILRRWIRQRTGKESYNTNPTLKFLWMNIKWHHEFNNDRKQLISELLQCGLRYKKFKTANGAINFCCNTYEIK, from the coding sequence TTGAAAATAGATATTATCGGGGCTGTTGGTAGTGGAAAAACCACTTTATCACGTAGGATAGCAGAAGAATTTCATATTCCTTGTTATGAACAAGACAATATAGTTTGGATGAGGACAAGAGACGGTGATGTTAGGCGTTCAGATAGTGAAAGAGAAAAAATGTTCATGGATATACTGACGAGTAAAAACTGGGTAATAGAAGGTTCACCAAGAAAATACTTTAAAAAACGTTATGAATATTGCGATTATATTATTTTTTTAGATACAAATTCATTTATACGATTGTATAGAATTTTAAGACGCTGGATTCGGCAAAGAACGGGAAAAGAATCGTATAACACCAATCCAACATTAAAGTTTTTATGGATGAATATAAAGTGGCATCATGAATTTAATAATGATAGAAAGCAGTTAATATCTGAATTATTGCAATGTGGGTTAAGATATAAAAAGTTTAAAACTGCAAATGGTGCTATAAATTTTTGCTGTAATACATACGAAATAAAATAA
- the fmt gene encoding methionyl-tRNA formyltransferase — MKIVFMGTPDFAVPSLKKMIEKYNVSAIVTQPDKPSGRGKKVAISPIKDVGLLNQIPIFQPEKIRTDSVIIDKLKEIKPDFIIVVAYGQIITKHILDIPRLGCINLHASLLPMYRGSSPINWSLINGEITTGNTTILMDTGIDTGDILMRSEFDISESMTAGELYELLKINGAELLEETINGIITGKICGVKQQSDGSSYVQKLNKQMAKINWNDSSINIHNLIRGLSSWPYKNINSWPTAHTYYKDIPIKIFKSKSLEANIIKPPGYIIDANNEGITVATNNGILIIEILQFPGGKPLEVKEFLKGNKIEKGIVLS, encoded by the coding sequence ATGAAAATAGTTTTTATGGGAACTCCTGATTTTGCAGTTCCCTCATTGAAGAAAATGATAGAGAAATATAATGTAAGTGCGATTGTAACACAACCTGATAAACCAAGTGGAAGAGGGAAAAAGGTAGCAATTTCACCAATCAAAGACGTCGGACTATTGAATCAAATTCCAATTTTTCAGCCCGAAAAAATAAGAACAGACTCTGTAATTATTGATAAATTAAAAGAAATAAAACCTGATTTTATTATTGTTGTAGCATATGGTCAAATCATAACTAAGCATATACTTGACATACCAAGACTCGGATGTATTAATCTACATGCATCTCTCCTCCCAATGTATAGGGGGTCATCACCAATAAATTGGAGTTTAATAAATGGGGAAATAACAACTGGAAATACAACTATACTAATGGATACTGGTATAGATACGGGTGATATACTTATGAGAAGTGAGTTTGACATATCTGAATCTATGACAGCAGGAGAATTGTACGAATTATTAAAAATAAACGGTGCTGAACTGTTAGAGGAAACAATAAATGGAATTATCACAGGTAAAATTTGTGGGGTAAAACAACAGAGTGATGGAAGTTCTTATGTACAGAAGTTAAACAAGCAAATGGCAAAGATTAATTGGAATGACAGTAGTATTAACATACATAATTTAATAAGAGGATTGAGTTCTTGGCCATATAAAAATATAAACTCATGGCCAACTGCTCATACTTATTATAAAGATATTCCAATTAAAATATTCAAATCCAAGTCATTAGAGGCAAATATTATTAAACCACCTGGTTATATCATAGATGCAAATAATGAAGGAATTACAGTCGCCACCAATAACGGTATTCTGATTATAGAAATATTACAGTTTCCAGGGGGAAAACCTCTTGAGGTAAAAGAATTTTTAAAAGGAAATAAAATAGAAAAAGGCATTGTATTATCATAA
- a CDS encoding DUF2085 domain-containing protein yields the protein MEFIDYPDCIKKTWLFLYKLGAAGGCHQMPERSFRFFDMQFPVCARCTGIYLGQIIAIPFFLTNTVLKLYICFLFLVIMLCDWLIQFLNIKESTNFRRFITGNIAGIGLMGLYFNIFKFLLALIRL from the coding sequence ATGGAATTCATTGATTATCCAGATTGTATTAAAAAGACATGGCTATTTCTTTATAAGCTAGGAGCTGCAGGTGGATGTCACCAGATGCCCGAAAGAAGTTTTCGCTTTTTTGATATGCAATTTCCAGTATGTGCAAGGTGTACAGGTATTTATTTGGGACAAATTATTGCAATACCATTTTTTTTAACAAATACAGTTTTAAAATTATATATTTGTTTTTTATTTTTGGTTATTATGTTATGTGATTGGTTAATTCAATTTTTAAACATTAAGGAATCTACAAATTTCAGAAGATTTATTACTGGTAATATCGCTGGTATAGGACTTATGGGCTTATATTTTAATATATTTAAATTTTTATTGGCATTGATACGTTTATAG